Proteins co-encoded in one Methanobacterium veterum genomic window:
- the argF gene encoding ornithine carbamoyltransferase, whose product MNHLLSMEDARDHVNEILDLSKKFKNGEIPGEPLAKKTLAMVFEKASTRTRISFEVGMYQLGGNALYLSREDLQLGRGEIVEDTARVMSRYVDGIMIRAKEHDDVLEFSRYSDVPVINGLTNKEHPCQAFADLLTIYEKKNSFDVKLAFVGDGNNVCNSLLFASAFVGMDMDVVCPPGYEPDAEIFKKAKKYAEETGAELKIVNDIEAGVEGADAVYTDVWISMGDEEEASKRLNAFADYQVNKDLMGPANEDAIILHCLPAIRGQEITADMLNSTQSAVWDQAENRLHAQKAVLYKLLGKK is encoded by the coding sequence ATGAATCATCTTTTATCAATGGAAGATGCCAGGGATCATGTAAATGAAATACTGGATCTCTCTAAAAAATTTAAGAATGGAGAAATCCCTGGAGAGCCTTTGGCTAAGAAAACACTTGCTATGGTTTTTGAGAAGGCATCAACAAGGACTAGAATATCTTTTGAAGTTGGAATGTATCAGCTCGGTGGAAATGCGCTTTATCTATCTAGAGAAGACCTTCAACTTGGTCGTGGTGAAATAGTGGAAGATACCGCCAGAGTTATGAGTAGATATGTTGATGGAATAATGATCAGGGCCAAGGAACATGATGATGTTTTAGAATTTTCACGGTATTCTGATGTACCGGTTATTAATGGTCTTACAAACAAGGAACATCCTTGTCAGGCATTTGCAGACCTTTTAACCATATATGAAAAGAAAAATAGTTTTGATGTAAAACTTGCCTTTGTTGGAGATGGAAACAACGTCTGTAATTCATTATTATTTGCATCCGCATTTGTAGGGATGGACATGGACGTAGTATGCCCTCCGGGATATGAACCTGATGCGGAAATATTTAAAAAGGCCAAAAAATACGCTGAAGAAACTGGTGCAGAACTTAAAATAGTTAATGATATTGAAGCTGGAGTTGAAGGTGCCGACGCTGTTTATACTGATGTATGGATCAGTATGGGAGACGAGGAAGAGGCTTCAAAAAGACTCAATGCATTTGCAGATTATCAGGTAAACAAAGACCTTATGGGTCCGGCAAATGAAGACGCAATTATTTTGCACTGTTTACCGGCTATTCGGGGACAGGAAATTACCGCAGACATGCTTAATTCCACCCAGTCCGCAGTATGGGACCAGGCTGAAAACAGGCTCCACGCCCAGAAAGCGGTGCTTTACAAATTACTGGGGAAGAAATAA